The Alkalinema sp. FACHB-956 sequence GGAGTCATTAGTTGATGAATCGTGTGGGTTCTCCGTCGGTGCTAGAGCAAAGGGTTTGAGTCGCTTGGATGACGGTTTAATACGGATAAGGGTATGAAGAAATCGCGTGGTTTATTTGGGTTTACGTTTCTGACTGGTTTTCAAAAACCTCGCGAACAATCTCGTTCAGCCCGAGACGCTCAGCGCCAGCGTTCTGCCACTCAACCCCCTCGGACGGACTTGTCCAAATCCCCATCACCCAAATCCCCATTACCCAAATCAACCGCCTCGGCGGGGCCGATCGACGATCGCACTGCTCGGGAACTTTCGGGTCGCCGGAAGCTTCGAGATAGGACGAAATCGTCGGCTTCTGCAAAATCGTCATCCTTGGACTGGCTGCCTTGGTTCCAATCCTCGACCATGAAAGGGACGCGGAGCCAAGCGGTGGGTCAGCCTAAGGAGAGTTCCCGCGACCGTCGATCGGAAACATCAAAAGCTCACCGTCAAGGTTCCGTCGTTCCCTTGCGTCCTCCCCAGGGGGCTAAGCTGGGAGCGAAGCTGTCCAATCAAGCCGTGTCTACCTCTTCAGCCGTGTCTAATCCTTCTGTTCCCAACGCTTCTAGCCATTACTCATCGGGATCGAATCGATCGAACTCCGGTCGCCCAAGCTTGGAAGAATTACGCAGTCGTCGTCGCTCTCGTCGGGGATCGGCGGAGGGGCGATCGACGGGCGATCGTCAACGGGTGGCTCGTCCGTCGATGTTTAATCCGCCGGAAAACCCGATTCCGTTGCCAACGCCGCGATCGCGATCGGGAAAAGCGTTACTGGTGGGGGTGCGGTTGTTAATCCTGGGGGTGGGCTTGGGGGTGATTGTTGGGACGGTGTTCTCGGTTTGGGATCCCACGGCCCATATGGCTGGAGCGAGTGCTGGGGATCAGGCGGCGAGTCAACCGGAGAAGCCCCAGGAACCCCCTGCCTTGCCCCTAGCCCAGGAAGCGGCTCCCTTGAAGGCGCAAATTCAATCGGTCTTGGCCCAGAATGACAAACTCACTGCTGGGGTGATGCTGGCGGATTTGGATACCAAAGCCTATGTAGATATCAATGCGTCGGAGTCCTTTGCGGCGGCTAGTACGATTAAGTTTCCGGTGTTGGTTGCCTTTTTCCAGGAGGTGGATGCGGGACGGGCGACACTGAATGAAATGCTGACGATGACGAAGGACTTGGTGGCGGATGAAGCGGGGGAGATGCAGTTCCAGCCTGTGGGGACTAAGTTCTCGGCCATCAAAACTGTGACTGAAATGATGGTGATTAGTGATAATACGGCGACGAACCTGATTATTAATCGGTTGGGGGGAGCGGCGGAGCTCAATCAACGGTTTGTGAGTTGGGGGTTGGTGAATACTCAGATCCGCAATTGGTTGCCGGATGTGAAGGGGACGAATACGACCAGCGCCAAGGATATGGCGACGTTGTTTGCGTTGGTGCATGAGGGTAAGTTGGTGTCGATGAAGTCCCGCGATCGCATTTTGGACATCATGCGCAAGAGTCAGGCCCAAAGTTTGCTGCCGAAGGGGTTGGGGGAAGGGGCGTCGATCGCCCATAAGACGGGGACGATCGGGGAGATGTTGGCCGATGTGGGGTTGATTGATACGGCGAATGGCAATCGTTATGTGGCGGCGGTGTTGGTGAAGCGGCCTCGGGATGACGATCGGGCGGAGACGCTGATTCAGCAAGTGTCGAAGCTGAGTTATCAGGCGTTTAATCAATCTCAGGCGGTGGTTCCGGCTCCTGAAAATTCGGATACGCCGGGTGCGCCGGATGCGCCGGATTCCGAGAATCGCCCGACTCCCAATAACCAAAATAACAATATTGGTCGATCGCGGATTGCTCAGCCGTAATGGGATGGGAGTGTGTTGAATTTGGGGTGTGGCGCGATCGCGGCCATTCTCTATCGTAGCGTTAGCAAGATCTCTGGGCGGCCAAGTTAGTAGGTAATTCTGCTTGGTAGAATGGGATCCTGCTAATTGAACGATCGTTTCTGGAGAACACACCATGGCACAGGCAACTGGGCTGGATATTGCCAGTCTTGAGGCGGAGCTATCCCAACAAAGTCCTCAAAAAATTCTGGAGCGCGCCCTGGGTTTGTTTGACAACATTTATATTTCCTTTAGTGGGGCGGAGGATGTTGT is a genomic window containing:
- a CDS encoding serine hydrolase; the encoded protein is MKGTRSQAVGQPKESSRDRRSETSKAHRQGSVVPLRPPQGAKLGAKLSNQAVSTSSAVSNPSVPNASSHYSSGSNRSNSGRPSLEELRSRRRSRRGSAEGRSTGDRQRVARPSMFNPPENPIPLPTPRSRSGKALLVGVRLLILGVGLGVIVGTVFSVWDPTAHMAGASAGDQAASQPEKPQEPPALPLAQEAAPLKAQIQSVLAQNDKLTAGVMLADLDTKAYVDINASESFAAASTIKFPVLVAFFQEVDAGRATLNEMLTMTKDLVADEAGEMQFQPVGTKFSAIKTVTEMMVISDNTATNLIINRLGGAAELNQRFVSWGLVNTQIRNWLPDVKGTNTTSAKDMATLFALVHEGKLVSMKSRDRILDIMRKSQAQSLLPKGLGEGASIAHKTGTIGEMLADVGLIDTANGNRYVAAVLVKRPRDDDRAETLIQQVSKLSYQAFNQSQAVVPAPENSDTPGAPDAPDSENRPTPNNQNNNIGRSRIAQP